TCCCTTTGACTCTCTCTGCCCATCTTGATCATATACCCCTCCCTGCAGGGGGTAACTCAGAAGTAACCACTGTTATCAGCTTTTTACATCCTTTCGGACTTTCTTTAAGCATTTGCAGACATGCATGCACCGTGTTCTGTTTCTCCCCACCCCTCACAGTGTATGAGtcattctgcaacttgctttttcacccagCAATATGACTTGGTAGACTTTTTGTGTCGGTACATATAGACCTCCATGTAAATGGTTGCACTGGATTACATGTTATGCATGTCATATGTGATACACTGGGTCTGACCCAGTGGTCTGCCACATGTTTGCAGCTTGCTTAGTCATTTGTGGATTTTAAAGTTGgttcaaattttctgttttgttaccCTGATGATTTTTATGCACACTGTGTGAACCACTTGCTGGGTTGCACCGTTATGAAAATTGGGGTGGATGGGGGATAAGAACTTGAGTCTGGAAGGCACTGGGCTCTTCCTagattaggaaaacaaaatggcTCAAAGAGTCTGGGTGACTTACCCAGGCTCACACAGTTAGTTAGTGGCAAAGCCGATCATGACACGTGCCTTGGGATGCCAAGTCCAGGCCTCTGCTCTCAACATATCCCTGCCTAGGGCCCAGCTGACCTTCCCAGCCACCCACATTCTGAAGCTTCCCTGTCCTCTTCTGGCTTCTCCTCCCTGTGGAGATGGGCCTCCGATATGGGATGCCAGGGGTGTCTGCTCACTGCTCCTTCCTTACCGCCAGGGACAGGGCACTTACTCACCTCCCAAGGCCCTGTGGTCTCCTCTCAAGAAGGCAAGATGGCACGTCAGTTCCAAAGCCTacccctcagcctcccctcctCTCAACCGGCATTTATCTAAAACTCCACCAGCTTCCAAGATCCCCCTGTAGGACAGACAAGAACAAATTTGGAAGCCAAAGAAGTTGCAGCCCTTAAGTCACATGTTGGGCCAAATAATCAAAGAATCTTCCCCAAATTTGTCAACGGTGGTGCTGGGCCTAGCTGCTCAGTAATGACTCTCACTTGATGACAGATCTTGAGAAAACGCGTTTTGGAAGCAATCAGTATATGCTGAATAGGACCCTATTTTACAAGCATTTTATCTACTCTTAAGGACATGGGAGATGAGGAAAACAGATAAGCCTCTCTATTAATATTGATTAGACCATTATATATCTGAGAAGGAGATTTTAGTCAGAGATGATTGCATCTCACCAGAGCAGCCTGTCTTCTCGAATCGAATCATTTAATTTGCCGCTCAGAGCTTGGGGGCATAGGGAGGGGGACACATGCATGCTTTGCTCCCCAACACTGGGCAGAAGAGGCAGGAAAGGGATGCCCAGTGACAGGGCACTTATATGCTTTCTCGCCAGCCCCACAAGGAGCTCATTAAGAGgaagcagaaaaaggaaacaacagcaGGAAGGATTGAGGTTAGACTTCAGGAATAAATGCTGACTTCTAGAAGAGTTCAGAAGCTGAGGCCCTTTTCTGGAACAGCTTTATGGATGAGGTCATGAACAGGCCTTTTTATTATTGATCACAAAAGAAGACTGGTAAACATTCAAAATGTTCAACCTCACTAACAGTCAAAATAATGCAAATCTCAATAATCAACTATTATTTTTGCCGTCAGATTAgcaaacattgtttttaaagcaTCATGCCTGGTGCTGGTGAGGATTTAGTGAAACTGCATTCTCATGCATTGCTGGCAGAAGGGGAGGTGAGTGCAACCTTTTTGGAAGACAATTGGATGATATTTTCCGAGAACCTACTTTTTGACAAGCACTAGGTTAGAACCTGGGAGGATAGCATTGACTGAAACTAAGTCCTTGCCCCCACAGAGAGTGCCATTTATCAGGGGAAACTTGAAATGAACACATCAAAATGCaactaaatatttacaaaatgtaaaGAGCGTTAGAAAGGAtccgggtgtgggggctcacgcctgtaatcccagcgctttgggaggtcaaggcaggcagatcgtctgatgtcaggagttcgagaccagcctggccaatgtgacaaaactctgtctctattacaaatacaaaaattagctgggcctggtggtgcacacctgtagtcccagccactcaggaggttgaggcaggagaattgcttgaacccgggaggtagaggttatgccactgcactccaggctgggcgacagagcaagattccatctcaaaaaaaaaaaaaaaaagtcttaaacacatacacacacacacagctaaggGGAGAGGGTGAGTGAAGGGAGGTCAGTGAAGGCTTTTCCAAGAAGGTGGCTTTGAGCTGAGTCACAAATGCTAGAGGGGAAACAAGCCACAGGAAGAGAACAAGATGGCACTGGCAGATGTAACAGCATGTGCAAGGGTCCTGCAGTGGCAGAGATTTTTGGTGAGCTGAGAAGAGACCAGAGAGGCAGAGTGGGTGAGGGGAGCATGGGGGGAAGCAGCAGGAGAAATTGGCGGGTGGGCGATGCATTGCAAATGCTGACCCGCCTGGGGTGCTGGAGGCCCTCCTAGGTTTTCGGCAGAAGCAGGACACACAGTCTGCCCTtactgctttttttaaatttttttttaaactgccgccgttttgtaaaattattatttattgttattttaaaaacatataacatgagatctaccctctttaaaaatattaagtatacaGTATAGTATTGTTAACATGCACAatgttgtacagtagatctctagaatcttttcatctttttaaaaaattatttttttaagttccagagtacaagtgcaggatgtgcaggttcattgcataggtaaacgtgtgccatggtggtttgctgcacctatcaacccatcacttaggtattaagcccagcatgcattagctcttttcctTAATGCTCTCACCTGAcccccaccattttttttttttgagacagagtctcactctgtcgcccaggaatgtagtggtgcaatctcagctcactgcaacctctgccttctgtgctcaagcgatcctcctacctcagcttcccaggtagctgggacaataggtgtgtgccaccatgcttggctagtttttgtattttttgtagagacagggttttgccatgtttctcaggctagtcttgaacttcctgagctcaagcaatcctcttgctatGGCTTGCCAGGGGCAGTTAATAGAGTAAGCAGGAAGGACAGGTAGGCGCCAATGGCAGCAGGAAAGGTGAGAGGTGACAGGGGCTGGGATGAGGGCTTTGGCAAGGGACGTGCATCAAACACCTTACAAAACTCAGGATGAGCAAGGCCACTCCAGGAGATAATCAGATGCATGCAGCAGTTTACATACACACGGAATTCATTACGGGCTTAGTTATAGAGACAAAACCctggaaacaacagaaatgttcaCCGCGAGAGGGTTGGTTAAATGATGGCGCCCACAGACAAGGGCTGCCATGTAGTTACGGGAATTGTTGGTTTAGAAGAATATTGAACAACACAAGAAGATGTTTACATTGtatcttaagtgaaaaaaatcaggaCACAAACTCAAAGTATATTATGATTCTGGttgaaaaaaatgatgtttttctATCTAAAATAAACACGGAAATGTCAGTGGCAACTCTCTGGGTGACCTATgggttatttgaattttttcctacatttcagtgtttctcaaatgtcTACAAATATCtacttttataattaagaaaacagttattttttacgcctgtcatctcagctactcgggaggttgaggtaggagaatcacttgaacctgggaggcagaggttacagtgagctgagatcacactactgcactccagcctggacgacagagtgaggctccgtcaaaaaaattttaaaaagcatagttattttttaattaataaagtaaATCTGTCTCAAAGAGGCAAGGGTCAGGTGCGTGAGTGGGAAAGGAAGGCGTGTGGAGGAGGAAAGGGTTAGACAAAGTGAGTGTTAAATCTGCATCTCCTTGTAGACAGAGCACCCCGTCTCAGTTTAAGACCCTCCTGCCCTTGAAGAAGCTTCCTAAAACCAGCTCAGGTCTTTCTCCTCTGTTCCCCTGCTTCTTTGCATGTTTCTGGAAGGCTTCAATAGTAGGAGTATTATGCACAGCCTGCCTATGGTCAGGccactgggaggctgaagaaTGCAGATGCCTGGGCCCCAACCCTGGGGGTTCCCACCCTGGGACCACCCCCCTCCACCCCTAGTCTTCTCCATGTCACTAAGTGCTCAACTCTCTCAATAGAGGCCGTGAGCGTGGCTACTGGATTGTGGATTCTGGAGCCAGACCGCCGGGGGTTGGAATTCTGGCTCTGGCATGGCCTTGCTGGGCTCAGTGCCCTCAACTATGGTATATTTACAGTATGTAATATGAGTagagtaaatatatatgtatattatacagtatataataaataagtataatatataatatatatacgtatatattttgtctttagttttgataaaaaaaattctgacaaatCAGAAATGGGGGTTCAGGGGTGGTGGTGAGGCAAAAGAAGGAAGCCATGGGGTGGGAGCTGTCAGGGGTGGGGCCACTGGTGTCTCCTTTACTCCTACCCTGATGTGTCCTCTCCTGAAGGACAGATGGTCACATTTTGCAGTGGGGGAGTCCTCTACCATGTCGTTCAAAGTAGGAGGAGATGTCTCTCTCATCAGTCAACTCACTGCGATTGACCTCAAAGTGAGCCTGCATGTCACTGAGGATCTTGGCATCATTCTCATCGGACACAAATGTGATAGCCAAGCCCTTGGTGCCAAACCAGCCGGCTCTGGCCACCCAATGCAGGTAGCTGTCAGAATCCTCAGGCATGTCTTAATTAAAAGCAATGTTCACCCGCTCAATGTCCATTCCTCGGCCAAGTAGGTTGGTAGCCACAAGAATTCaccactgaaaatatttaaactgcTGATACTGATAAAGCCTCTGCCCCTGGGGCATCCCACGGTGGATGGCAATGGCTGGGAAGTTCTGCTCTACCAGTAGCTGGGCCAAAGCAATGTGCTGCTGCACAGACTTCACAAAGATCCTCAGCTGGTTGAACTCAAGGACGTTCAGAAGGTCAAAGAGCTTCCAGTTCTTCTGGTTGTACTTCAGTTTCATGTAGTACTGCTGCAACCCATGCAGCATCAACTTCATCTCATTATCCACAAAGATCTCCATTGGATCTTGCATGAACTTGTGGCAGACTGGACGGATCTCTTTGCTCCAGGTAGCCCTGAACATCATGACCGGCTTCTCATTGTGCGGTCATGCAAAAAATTTCCAACACATGTTGAGCTGTTCAAACACCTTATCACATTCATTCGAAATAAAGTGTTTAATGTGTTTGAGGTTGAGGCTCTTATTTTGAGCCAGGGCTAGGATACGGCCTGGAGTCCCCACGATGATATGTAGGCAGTTCTTCTTCAGCACCTCTTCATCCTTCTTGATAGACAGACcaccaaaaaacacaacaacCTTGACACTGGGCATGTATTTAGAGAACCGACCATGGCATGGGAAGCCAACCGCACCTATTCCCCAGAGTGAAGGAGAAGCGGATGAAAACATGCATAACCTGTGCAGCAGCATCTGATGCACGGCCATCCCCTGTAAATGGTAGCTGTTACTACTCTTCCAGTTACTCAGGTTGAAAACCCAAGGATCATCCCTGATTCCCCCTCCCCTCATTCCAGCACCCTTGCCACCAGCCCATGCAGGTCCCTCCGTTTCTCAGCCCTGCACTGCCTCCCCAGCCGACGTGACTGTCCTCTCCTGCTGGCACTGCTGTCCTTGTCTCCTTTCAGTTCAGCCTCCTCTCGCCAGCCAGAGGGAGTTGTGAAGGTGAAAATTGAATTACGCTACTCCTCTGTTGGAGTTTTGAAGAAAGCCCAAACTTTTTACCATGGCCTACAACAAGGCCCTAGCGAGTCATCTtacaggaaagaaatagaaatttaaacaacaaaacagtTTTTTGCCTTCAGAttagcaaagattttttaaaataaaaataagacgcAGTGTTGGTGACGATGTGGTGAAACTGCACTTTTAGCCCGAGAACCTCCTGTTCCAGCATTTTGAGGTCAGGGAAAGATGTCTGACAACGGGACTGAGAAGGAGTTGGAGAGGGGAGAACCAGGTCAGTAGAGGTTAGGGAAGCCCAGAGGAGAGAGTGTTTCCAGAAGGAAGGGGGTTCTCTTGGGTCAAAGGCCACTGAGAGGTCAGAGAAGATGAGGACAGAGAAGTGACCATGGCTTGGGCCACAGTGGTTCCagtggaagggaagagggaagccaTATTGCcacaaaggcagagagagaacCCCACAAGTGGCGacagcagtgtgtgtgtgcatgcacgtgtgtgtgcatgtgtgtgtgcacgtgtgtgtgcatgtgtgtgcacgtgtgtgcgtgtgtacgtacgtgtgtgcgtgtgtatgtgtgcgtgcacgtatgtgtacacgtgtgtgtgcacgtgtgtgcacgtgtgtgtgtgtgttcacgtgtgtgtgtgcatgttggtgGTAGCAGCTGCAGCAGTCGAGGAGATGGTAAGGAGACAGCAGCCCAAGGAGAATTCGGGAAGGTGAGGAGTACTCTCTGGGAGGTGCAGGGAGAGGGTGGGTTGACTGACAGGGTCCTGAGAGCCTGGCTGAGGAGTGGTAGGAagtgggaaggaaggaatttCAGGAAGCGGCAGGCTTTACTCGTGTCCCAAGGGGAGCCCAGCTTAAAActcattagaaaaaaacaaaggaaagcacCTGAGTTTGATGAGTTTGGTTCTAGATGGCAATTCCTCCTGGAGCCTTCTTAATTTCCTTGGTAAATAAGATCGCTTTGATCACTGCCTTAGAGAAAACTTAATTCTGATATGGAATGTCTTGAGTTTGTATCAGTTTGAGGATTCTCCACGGTAAAAATGAGCTGGTGGTGTAAGGACCCCACAAGAGGAGAAGacaaacatctctctctctctctctctctctctctgtgtgtgtgtgtgtgtgtgtgtctgtctgtctgtctgtctcctaGTTCTAAGTAGAACTAGCAGGGCAGGTAAGGGTATTTTGAGTCCATTTGTTGGGACAGGGCAGTTGGGTAAGGATGGGGTTAGGGACTATTGTTTGGAGCTCAAAGACAGTAAAATGCTTTCAGTTTTGGGGTCTCAAAGTGTGGGTTATGGGGAGCAGCATACAAGAAAACCCCTTTCCTTGCCAATCTGAATTCCACATTTCCTTTCAAATCCTGCTTAGAGTTTgccacctccaggaagccttccctccTACCTCACCTCAGTCCTGGCTATGATTGGTCCCTTCTTTGAGCCTAAGTTGGCCTGGACAGATTTGTGTCATTGGACCAAGGGTGGATGCTCACACTGCAGCAACTAGGGGAAACTCcctctctctgggccttggtttcatCATCTGTTCTTCAGAGTATGATGGTGACTCTGGCCCTTGCAGTCTCTGGTACTAAGGGCACCCAGGGAGGGTGAGAGTAGGCAGGGCAGGGAGAAGCAGCAGACATCCCTGTTATCTACAGGATGTTATGCTAAGGCTTTTTCATCCATTACTTCATTTAacttcacaacaatcctatggaTCTGGAACTATGACCATTCTCATTTTACGGATGAGCAAATAGAGGCTTAGAGATGTTAAATGATTTGCCTGAGGTTGGTCTGACAGGAAATGGCCAGGTTGCATTAGACACAGTCACCTGGCCTAGGCAGGGAGGCCTTGCCAGGAACCTGGGGAGGGGCCGGGCGGACCCTGTGGCACATTCCTCCAGGGTCAGAAGGAGCCTCCGAGAGGTCCCCTGCCTCTCTGATCTCTTGCTCTACTGACTGTGTGCTGTCTGTCTTGGAAACTCCTAGGGATCGGAATTACACACTGTCTTTTCTCTAGGTCAAggactgaaaaattaaattcttacaGGGTCAGGCAGTAATTAAGTGAAGTGGGCAGAATAAGTGCAAATTCGTTTGTTGCCTGAGTGGTGGTAAATGCAGCTCCTGAAGAGCACTTGCTTCTCAGGGATGGCTGCTTCTCAACTCCAGCCAATTGTTACCTCCTGGTAACAGGGCTCAGTGTTATCAGAACCTCTGATCTTTCAAGAGAAGctaaatttcctgatttttaaaagttggtcTAAATCTGCTGGTTCTGAGCagtactttaaaacaacaaatgaatacatgaataaaatacattaacagaCTGAATGCTGCTCTGCCAGGTGACAGTTTTGCAACCTCTGAAGCCTGATTTCATCTCTGCCTTGTCCAGGCAAGCTTGGTTGAAAGTCTCCTCTTCTGTGGTTGCTCAGGAGGTGATGCTGATGCCTTTGGGCAGGACCATGGTTTGGTGTTTGTGATGAAGTGGGAAGAAGTCTCCCAGAAGTCTCTTCCCTTATCActcccccatccccactgccCCCACAGCCCTCAAGCACACTTCAGTACTTTCCAAGAGTGAGGCAGGTATTGACAAGAGTGGGTCCCAATTTCAGACCTCTTTGAGTAGTTTTCCAAATGAACTTTGAACAACAATGTGAAATGGCATCCTGACAGGAATAGCAGCCCCTTGAATTTATGTCCTCCACCCTCAAAGTTCTCTGAGGAGATTAGAGTCATAGTAGCTGGGGTGAGGTGAATGTCATACACACATTCTAAGATGACCAACACATAAGGGAACAAGACACTATGACCAAGTACCAGTAGAAACAATAGACAATAGAAACAGAGTCATGCAGGCTTCAGATACTGGAATTATTAGACATAGACTATAAAACAACTATGCTTACaatgttcaaagaaataaaaaacaccagCTTGAAAACTTCAGCATGGAACT
The sequence above is a segment of the Theropithecus gelada isolate Dixy chromosome 14, Tgel_1.0, whole genome shotgun sequence genome. Coding sequences within it:
- the LOC112607102 gene encoding spliceosome RNA helicase DDX39B-like, producing MMFRATWSKEIRPVCHKFMQDPMEIFVDNEMKLMLHGLQQYYMKLKYNQKNWKLFDLLNVLEFNQLRIFVKSVQQHIALAQLLVEQNFPAIAIHLVNSCGYQPTWPRNGH